A region of Thermotoga sp. Mc24 DNA encodes the following proteins:
- a CDS encoding ABC transporter ATP-binding protein, which produces MSREILRVENLVKHFPIRAGVFKRIVGWVKAVDGVSFSINEGETFGLVGESGCGKTTIGMTLLRLYEPTSGRIIVDNEDTTYYFMPRSKAKKYIKRTYLSRFVNMKESDVEKLEGVDREYARIFFEEAKGSPKKFMSILLDDLPEKRKKFRREMQIVFQDPYSSLNPRLRVKSIVGEGIVTHRIARGEEVEKRIKEILEDVGIPSAYVYRFPHEFSGGQRQRIGIARALALEPKLVVADEAVAALDVSIRSQIINLMEDLQREHKLTYIFISHDLAVVKHISDRIGVMYLGKMVELAPKKDLFEKPLHPYTVALMSAIPVPDPTKKRERIILKGDVPSPINPPSGCRFHTRCPIAKEICSKEEPAFREVEEGHFVACHFPGELR; this is translated from the coding sequence GTGAGCAGGGAAATCCTTAGAGTTGAAAATCTGGTGAAACATTTTCCCATAAGGGCTGGTGTTTTTAAGAGAATTGTTGGATGGGTGAAGGCCGTCGATGGTGTCAGCTTCAGCATAAACGAGGGAGAAACCTTCGGCCTCGTTGGAGAGTCGGGTTGTGGAAAAACCACGATTGGAATGACCCTGCTCAGACTGTACGAGCCAACATCGGGACGCATCATCGTGGACAACGAAGACACGACCTACTACTTCATGCCGCGTTCCAAGGCAAAAAAATACATAAAGCGCACCTATCTGAGCAGGTTCGTCAACATGAAGGAGTCAGATGTGGAAAAACTGGAAGGTGTCGACAGAGAGTACGCCCGTATTTTCTTTGAGGAGGCAAAGGGTTCTCCAAAGAAGTTCATGTCCATTCTTCTCGATGATCTACCGGAGAAAAGGAAAAAATTTCGAAGAGAGATGCAGATAGTGTTCCAGGATCCATACAGTTCCCTGAACCCGAGGTTGAGAGTGAAGAGCATAGTGGGTGAAGGCATCGTCACACACAGGATCGCAAGGGGGGAAGAAGTAGAGAAACGAATCAAAGAAATCTTGGAGGATGTGGGTATTCCTTCGGCTTACGTGTACAGGTTTCCACATGAATTCTCCGGTGGTCAGCGCCAGAGAATCGGAATCGCACGTGCCCTGGCTTTGGAACCCAAACTCGTCGTGGCGGACGAGGCCGTCGCTGCTCTGGACGTCTCGATAAGAAGTCAGATCATAAACCTCATGGAAGATCTTCAGAGGGAACACAAACTCACGTACATTTTCATTTCGCACGATCTGGCTGTTGTAAAGCACATAAGCGATAGAATAGGTGTGATGTATCTTGGAAAGATGGTGGAACTTGCTCCTAAAAAAGACTTGTTCGAAAAACCGCTCCACCCTTACACTGTAGCTCTCATGTCTGCGATACCGGTACCTGATCCAACAAAGAAGAGGGAAAGAATCATTCTCAAAGGAGATGTTCCGAGCCCTATAAATCCGCCGTCTGGCTGTAGATTCCACACAAGATGTCCCATAGCGAAAGAGATTTGCTCCAAGGAAGAACCGGCTTTTCGAGAGGTTGAAGAGGGACACTTCGTCGCCTGTCACTTCCCGGGTGAGCTGAGGTGA
- the groES gene encoding co-chaperone GroES, with protein MKVIPLGERLLIKPIKEEKKTEGGIVLPDSAKEKPMKAEVVAVGKIDDDEKFDIKVGDKVIYSKYAGTEIKIDDEDYIIIDVNDILAKIEE; from the coding sequence ATGAAAGTGATACCTCTCGGTGAAAGGCTTCTCATCAAGCCCATCAAAGAGGAAAAGAAGACTGAGGGAGGAATCGTTCTTCCAGATTCCGCAAAAGAGAAACCGATGAAGGCAGAGGTCGTAGCCGTGGGAAAGATCGATGACGACGAAAAATTCGACATCAAAGTTGGAGACAAGGTTATTTACTCCAAATACGCGGGTACAGAAATAAAGATCGATGATGAGGATTACATCATCATTGATGTGAACGACATACTCGCGAAAATCGAAGAGTGA
- a CDS encoding ABC transporter permease, with product MTAYIIRRLLLLPLILLGVTFIVFSMIQSLGPDKLLAAYVNPNMLDKLTPEQMDALKEKYGLNDFFVVRYVKWLSNTLRGDLGWSLVGKEPVKDALLRRLPYTVELALYAIFPVVFVGIWLGVKAAVHRGKFLDHFIRIFAVVGWSFPDFVFGLLVLMIFYSILNWLPPGNLSMWAEEVIKSPEFHRYTKLVTIDALLNGRLDIFWDGLKHLIGPIITLSWLWWAYLLRITRSSMLEVLNKEYVRTARAKGLPEDVVINKHARRNALIPVTTVAGGMIIGLFSGTVIVETVFNRTGVGSFTAQAALQLDYASVMASALFFSTILVVGNLIIDILYALIDPRIRLG from the coding sequence GTGACCGCATACATCATACGAAGACTTCTGCTCTTGCCCCTGATTCTCTTAGGAGTAACTTTCATCGTCTTCTCGATGATCCAGTCCCTCGGGCCGGACAAATTGCTCGCAGCGTACGTTAACCCGAACATGCTGGACAAATTAACGCCCGAGCAAATGGACGCTCTGAAGGAGAAGTACGGCTTGAACGACTTTTTCGTTGTGAGATACGTCAAATGGCTCTCAAACACTCTGAGAGGTGATCTCGGGTGGTCCCTTGTTGGGAAAGAACCGGTGAAAGATGCTCTTTTGAGAAGACTCCCATACACCGTTGAACTTGCGCTTTACGCCATCTTCCCTGTTGTATTTGTTGGAATATGGCTCGGTGTGAAGGCTGCGGTTCACAGAGGAAAATTCCTCGATCATTTCATAAGAATCTTCGCCGTGGTTGGCTGGTCTTTTCCTGATTTCGTCTTTGGATTGCTCGTTCTGATGATCTTTTACAGTATACTGAACTGGCTTCCTCCTGGGAATCTGAGTATGTGGGCTGAAGAAGTGATCAAATCTCCGGAGTTTCATCGCTACACAAAGCTCGTTACAATAGACGCGCTTTTGAACGGCAGATTGGACATCTTCTGGGATGGTCTGAAACACCTCATAGGTCCCATCATAACGCTTTCGTGGCTCTGGTGGGCGTATCTTCTGAGAATCACCAGGTCGAGCATGCTGGAAGTCCTGAACAAAGAATACGTGAGAACCGCCAGGGCAAAGGGTCTTCCTGAAGATGTGGTTATAAACAAACACGCCAGAAGAAACGCTTTGATTCCGGTTACCACGGTCGCCGGTGGTATGATCATCGGCCTCTTCTCCGGTACCGTGATCGTGGAAACGGTCTTCAACAGAACGGGTGTGGGAAGCTTCACCGCGCAGGCAGCCCTGCAACTCGATTACGCCTCGGTGATGGCTTCTGCGTTGTTTTTCTCAACAATTCTTGTTGTTGGAAATCTCATAATAGATATCCTGTACGCCCTTATAGACCCCAGAATAAGACTTGGATGA
- a CDS encoding ABC transporter ATP-binding protein, producing MATLLEVKNLSTWFYMEEGVVKAVNDVNFSLNSNEVLGIVGETGSGKSVTVKSIMRLIKPPGKIVSGEIIYKGQDILKIPEKEMHRIRGKEIAMIFQDPMMSLNPLYTIGDQLMETIKYHLGYDKRRAYLRAVEMLELVGIPEPDKRMNNYPFEFSGGMRQRVVIAIALSCNPSVLIADEPTTALDVTIQAQILELMKELQKEFKTGLIFITHDLGVIASMADRIMVMYGGRQVEIGTADQIFYSPRHPYTKMLLRSVPRVDKRLEKLESIPGQPPRMVDIPPVCPFLPRCPRRVERCLKELPELSEIEENHYVRCFNPVEEEVSLERNS from the coding sequence TTGGCAACGCTTCTGGAAGTGAAAAACCTCAGCACGTGGTTTTACATGGAAGAAGGTGTAGTCAAAGCCGTGAACGATGTGAACTTCTCGCTGAATTCCAACGAAGTTCTCGGAATTGTCGGTGAGACTGGTTCCGGCAAGAGTGTGACAGTGAAATCCATAATGCGCCTCATAAAGCCTCCCGGAAAAATAGTGAGCGGTGAGATCATATACAAAGGTCAGGATATACTGAAGATACCCGAAAAAGAAATGCACAGGATTCGAGGAAAAGAGATCGCAATGATCTTTCAGGATCCGATGATGTCTCTTAATCCGCTTTACACGATAGGAGACCAGCTCATGGAAACGATCAAATACCATCTTGGCTATGACAAGAGAAGGGCCTATTTGAGAGCGGTGGAAATGCTGGAACTCGTTGGAATACCGGAACCCGACAAGAGAATGAACAACTATCCTTTCGAGTTCTCCGGAGGAATGAGACAAAGAGTGGTTATAGCCATTGCCTTGTCCTGCAATCCCAGTGTGCTCATAGCGGATGAGCCCACCACCGCCCTCGATGTGACCATACAGGCTCAGATCTTAGAGCTCATGAAAGAACTCCAGAAGGAATTCAAAACGGGACTCATCTTCATAACACACGATCTCGGTGTGATCGCTTCCATGGCAGACAGGATCATGGTGATGTACGGAGGAAGACAGGTCGAGATAGGAACAGCTGATCAAATCTTCTACTCACCCAGACATCCTTACACGAAGATGCTTCTGAGAAGTGTGCCGAGAGTGGATAAAAGACTTGAAAAACTCGAATCCATACCGGGACAGCCTCCGAGGATGGTCGATATACCACCGGTGTGTCCCTTCTTGCCTCGCTGTCCAAGAAGAGTGGAGAGGTGCTTGAAAGAATTACCAGAGCTTTCCGAGATAGAAGAAAACCACTACGTCAGATGTTTCAATCCGGTTGAGGAGGAAGTGAGTCTTGAAAGAAATTCTTGA
- a CDS encoding ABC transporter permease, translating into MNQEFKRIMKRFFRDPSAIIGFSLVLFFVVIAILAPVIAPPIHPLTRAKLPDPYLMPVVSWNQSPQPPTTKEDALAKNPNREPIRCVDYHPFGVIGGRDILYGIVWGTRTAFKIGLIVTLARLLIGVFIGSISGYFGGWIDEVLMRITDIFLSIPFLIAAVVLTTVLGTGLDKVMIAMIVFGWMGAARLIRGNILQVREEQFVLAAKAIGVPDFLIILKHVLPNTIFPVLIWASMNMGSLVITAAVLSFLGLGAPQGYADWGSILSYSRDWMMEIGKHWYALVYPGTAMVLFVLGWNLLGDALRDAFDPRLKF; encoded by the coding sequence GTGAATCAGGAATTCAAAAGAATAATGAAGAGATTTTTTAGAGATCCATCCGCCATCATAGGGTTCTCTCTGGTGCTCTTCTTTGTGGTGATAGCCATTCTCGCGCCTGTTATAGCTCCTCCCATTCACCCGCTCACCAGAGCCAAGCTACCCGATCCTTACTTGATGCCCGTGGTGAGCTGGAATCAGAGCCCACAACCCCCTACCACGAAAGAGGATGCCCTGGCGAAGAATCCCAACAGAGAACCTATACGCTGTGTTGATTATCATCCATTCGGTGTCATTGGTGGCCGTGATATTCTATACGGAATCGTCTGGGGCACAAGAACGGCTTTCAAGATAGGTCTCATAGTCACACTCGCAAGACTCCTGATAGGAGTGTTCATAGGTTCAATCTCAGGTTACTTTGGAGGATGGATAGATGAGGTTCTCATGAGGATCACCGATATCTTTCTCTCTATTCCTTTCCTCATAGCGGCTGTTGTGCTGACAACCGTTCTCGGGACAGGTCTCGACAAGGTTATGATAGCGATGATCGTGTTTGGATGGATGGGAGCGGCAAGGCTCATCAGAGGAAACATTCTTCAGGTGAGGGAAGAACAATTCGTTCTGGCAGCGAAAGCAATAGGTGTGCCCGATTTTCTCATCATACTGAAACACGTTCTTCCGAATACCATTTTCCCCGTCCTGATATGGGCTTCCATGAACATGGGATCTCTCGTGATAACGGCCGCTGTGCTCAGTTTCTTGGGACTCGGTGCCCCCCAGGGATACGCCGACTGGGGATCCATCCTCAGTTACTCGAGAGACTGGATGATGGAGATAGGAAAGCACTGGTACGCCCTCGTTTATCCCGGTACCGCTATGGTTCTCTTCGTTCTGGGATGGAATCTGCTGGGCGATGCGCTCAGAGACGCTTTCGATCCAAGGCTAAAATTCTAA
- a CDS encoding segregation and condensation protein A, whose amino-acid sequence MELVFKLPVFEGPLDLLLYLVRKKKVDIREIPIAQLADEFVEYLEQMKKLDMKVTSDFLEMASTLMELKSKMLIPRVREEEKEEVDRKKEELYRRIEEYSKVKEIIQRIRNETNLLKRKQIRVRSVFFERIEGLERFRKTLERIWKEESLREAVHKVRSETLSVEEMMERILDEIDGEIEILRLLSRAENVYELIVRLLAILELVKIGKLILVGESRIRRYTNAAQGRY is encoded by the coding sequence ATGGAACTTGTCTTCAAACTTCCCGTTTTCGAGGGACCTCTCGATCTTCTGCTCTATCTTGTGAGAAAGAAAAAGGTAGATATCAGAGAAATACCCATCGCACAGCTCGCAGACGAGTTCGTAGAATACCTCGAGCAGATGAAAAAGTTGGATATGAAGGTCACCTCCGATTTTCTGGAAATGGCCTCCACTCTGATGGAGCTCAAGTCGAAAATGCTCATTCCGAGAGTGAGAGAAGAAGAAAAAGAAGAGGTAGACAGAAAGAAAGAAGAACTCTACAGAAGAATTGAGGAATACTCCAAGGTGAAGGAAATTATCCAGAGAATCAGAAATGAAACGAATCTTCTGAAGAGAAAACAAATCAGGGTGAGAAGTGTCTTCTTTGAAAGAATAGAAGGCCTGGAAAGGTTCAGGAAAACGCTCGAGAGGATATGGAAAGAAGAATCACTACGTGAAGCTGTACACAAGGTGAGGAGCGAAACTCTTTCTGTTGAAGAGATGATGGAGAGAATACTTGATGAAATAGATGGTGAGATCGAGATCCTGCGATTGCTTTCCAGAGCGGAGAATGTCTACGAACTGATAGTCAGACTTCTTGCTATCCTCGAGCTTGTGAAGATAGGGAAATTGATTCTCGTGGGAGAAAGCAGGATCAGGAGGTACACAAATGCAGCTCAAGGCCGCTATTGA
- a CDS encoding VIT1/CCC1 transporter family protein encodes MKEILDFQKNEITEYHVYRKLSKRTNKKNAEILLAIAEDEKSHYEKLKNITGKDVKPSYIKMFWYSLLSVLFGLTFTLKLMENNEKKAERAYERLEKEYPEVVHILKDEEKHEEELLNMLDEERLNYVSSMVLGLNDALVELTGALAGLTFAFQNTKIVGLSGLITGIAAAFSMAASEYLSQRAEEGSGESKPLKAAIYTGIAYIVTVAVLVAPYLILKNPFLSLVLTLTGAVLIVLLFTFFVSVVKEKDFAKYFLEMFLLSFGVAGFSFLVGILARKIFGIEI; translated from the coding sequence TTGAAAGAAATTCTTGATTTTCAGAAAAACGAGATCACTGAATACCACGTGTATCGAAAGCTATCGAAGAGAACGAACAAGAAAAACGCTGAGATCCTCCTTGCAATAGCGGAAGATGAGAAAAGTCACTACGAAAAACTGAAGAACATCACCGGGAAGGATGTTAAGCCTTCCTACATCAAGATGTTCTGGTACTCGCTGCTTTCCGTTCTTTTTGGTTTGACTTTCACTCTCAAACTCATGGAAAACAACGAGAAAAAAGCGGAAAGAGCCTATGAAAGACTGGAGAAAGAGTATCCAGAAGTAGTCCATATTCTCAAAGACGAAGAAAAGCATGAAGAAGAGCTTCTGAACATGCTCGACGAGGAACGTCTCAATTACGTGAGTTCCATGGTTCTCGGATTGAACGATGCTCTCGTGGAACTGACGGGGGCACTCGCTGGTCTCACGTTCGCCTTTCAAAACACCAAGATAGTCGGATTGTCCGGCTTGATAACCGGTATCGCTGCAGCCTTCTCCATGGCAGCTTCCGAGTATCTTTCGCAGAGAGCGGAAGAAGGATCAGGTGAATCCAAACCCTTAAAAGCCGCCATCTACACAGGTATCGCTTACATCGTAACGGTCGCCGTGCTGGTGGCTCCATACCTCATACTCAAAAACCCATTCTTATCACTTGTCCTTACTTTGACGGGAGCCGTTCTCATAGTTCTTCTTTTCACCTTTTTTGTCTCGGTGGTTAAAGAGAAGGATTTCGCGAAATACTTTCTTGAAATGTTCCTTTTGAGTTTCGGTGTGGCAGGATTTTCTTTCCTCGTCGGTATACTCGCGAGAAAGATCTTTGGAATCGAAATCTGA
- a CDS encoding 3'-5' exonuclease: MIWNDTVFCVVDTETTGTDPLAGDRIVEIAAVPVFKGKIYRNKAFHSLVNPRIRIPALIQKVHGISNMDIEEAPDMDAVYNLFRDYVKGTVLVFHNANFDLTFLDMMAKETGNFPITNPYIDTLDLSEEIFGRPHSLKWLCERLGIKTTIRHRALPDALVTARVFVKLVEFLGENRVNEFIRGKRG; encoded by the coding sequence ATGATATGGAACGACACCGTTTTTTGCGTCGTAGACACAGAAACCACGGGAACCGATCCCCTTGCCGGAGACCGGATAGTTGAAATAGCCGCTGTTCCTGTCTTCAAGGGGAAGATCTACAGGAACAAAGCGTTTCACTCTCTCGTGAATCCCAGAATAAGAATCCCTGCGCTGATTCAAAAAGTCCACGGTATCAGCAACATGGACATTGAGGAAGCACCTGATATGGATGCGGTTTACAATCTCTTCAGAGACTACGTGAAAGGAACGGTGCTCGTGTTTCACAACGCCAACTTCGACCTCACTTTTCTGGATATGATGGCAAAAGAAACGGGAAATTTTCCAATAACGAATCCCTACATTGACACACTCGATCTTTCAGAAGAGATCTTTGGAAGACCCCATTCTCTCAAATGGCTCTGCGAAAGACTTGGGATAAAAACCACGATACGGCACCGTGCACTTCCAGATGCCCTGGTGACCGCAAGAGTTTTTGTGAAGCTTGTTGAATTTCTTGGTGAAAACAGAGTCAACGAATTCATCCGTGGAAAACGGGGGTAA
- the scpB gene encoding SMC-Scp complex subunit ScpB: MQLKAAIEALIFASNGITLERLIKILEKDPEEIKRVLEELKKEYEDEAHGVVLREVNGRYRFFTKPEYADFVSKLSGRKYKNLTDAQMEVVALLLLSGPIPKSEIDAFRGKDSSAVLSSLQRMGIVRKKRKGKSYLYQLSPSFVESTMLDEILKEVSQKLSSDGGES; this comes from the coding sequence ATGCAGCTCAAGGCCGCTATTGAGGCACTCATATTTGCTTCAAATGGTATCACTCTGGAAAGGCTTATCAAAATACTCGAAAAAGATCCTGAAGAGATAAAAAGAGTTCTCGAAGAATTGAAAAAGGAATACGAAGACGAAGCACACGGAGTTGTTCTGAGAGAGGTGAATGGAAGGTATCGTTTTTTCACCAAACCTGAGTACGCTGATTTCGTTTCTAAGCTGTCCGGAAGGAAGTACAAAAATCTCACCGATGCGCAGATGGAAGTGGTGGCACTGCTTCTCCTCTCAGGACCGATTCCAAAGAGCGAAATAGACGCGTTCAGGGGGAAAGACTCATCCGCTGTTCTCTCCTCGCTTCAGAGAATGGGAATTGTCAGAAAGAAAAGAAAGGGGAAAAGCTATCTGTATCAGCTTTCCCCTTCGTTTGTTGAAAGCACCATGCTGGATGAAATATTGAAAGAGGTCTCACAGAAGCTCAGCAGCGATGGTGGCGAGTCTTGA
- a CDS encoding ABC transporter ATP-binding protein produces MTEPLLRVENLKTYFYTEDGVVKAVDGVSFEVREGETLGIVGESGSGKSVTSLSIMRLLDQNGKIVDGKIIFKGRNLLELSESEMRKIRGKEIAMIFQEPMVALNPVFTIGDQIMEAIILHQNVSEKEARKMAIDLLRKVGIPEPEKRVDEYPHQLSGGMRQRAMIAMALSCRPSLLIADEPTTALDVTIQAQILELMKELQKEYGMAIILITHDMGVVAEMSDKVAVMYAGKVVEYGDVKTIFTEPKHPYTYALLESIPRIDVEQERLKSIPGNVPDPLNFPPGCKFHPRCEFFEKGKCDVEEPELEDLDGNHKVRCFFWQKLDEMRHAKSEV; encoded by the coding sequence TTGACAGAGCCTCTGCTTAGGGTGGAAAATCTGAAAACCTATTTCTATACAGAAGACGGTGTGGTGAAGGCGGTCGATGGTGTTTCTTTTGAGGTCAGAGAGGGAGAAACCCTGGGCATCGTTGGGGAATCCGGAAGTGGAAAAAGTGTGACATCGCTCTCAATAATGAGACTCCTGGATCAGAACGGAAAGATAGTTGATGGAAAGATCATCTTCAAAGGAAGGAATCTTCTCGAACTTTCAGAGAGCGAAATGAGGAAGATCAGAGGAAAAGAGATCGCCATGATATTTCAAGAACCCATGGTGGCTTTGAACCCTGTTTTCACGATAGGGGATCAGATAATGGAGGCAATAATTCTTCACCAGAACGTCTCTGAAAAAGAAGCGAGAAAAATGGCTATAGATCTTCTCAGAAAAGTGGGAATTCCCGAACCTGAAAAGAGAGTGGATGAGTACCCCCACCAGCTCTCCGGTGGGATGAGACAGAGGGCTATGATAGCCATGGCACTCTCCTGCAGACCGAGTCTTCTCATAGCGGACGAACCCACCACCGCTCTCGACGTGACCATACAGGCTCAGATCCTGGAGCTCATGAAGGAACTCCAGAAAGAATACGGAATGGCAATCATTCTGATCACCCACGATATGGGCGTCGTTGCGGAAATGTCCGATAAAGTTGCTGTCATGTACGCGGGAAAGGTGGTCGAGTACGGAGACGTGAAAACCATCTTCACCGAACCCAAGCACCCCTACACCTATGCTCTTCTCGAATCCATTCCCAGAATAGACGTAGAACAGGAGAGACTGAAGAGCATTCCGGGAAACGTACCCGACCCGCTCAACTTCCCTCCGGGATGTAAATTCCATCCCAGATGTGAATTCTTCGAAAAAGGAAAATGCGACGTTGAAGAACCTGAACTGGAAGACCTGGATGGCAATCACAAGGTGAGGTGTTTCTTCTGGCAAAAACTCGATGAAATGAGACATGCAAAAAGCGAGGTGTGA
- the trpS gene encoding tryptophan--tRNA ligase: protein MRILSGMRPTGKLHIGHLVGALENWVKLQEEGNECFYFVADWHALTTHYDDVSKLKEYTRDLVRGFLACGIDPEKSVIFVQSGVKEHAELALLFSMIVSVSRLERVPTYKEIKSELNYKDLSTAGFLIYPVLQAADILIYKAEGVPVGEDQVYHIELTREIARRFNYLYDEVFPEPEAILSRVPKLPGTDGRKMSKSYGNIINLEITEKELEQTILRMMTDPARVRRSDPGNPENCPVWKYHQAFDISEEESKWVWEGCTTASIGCVDCKKLLLKNMKRKLAPIWENFKNIDEDPHYVEDVIMEGTKKAREVASKTMEEVRKAMNLMF from the coding sequence TTGAGAATACTGAGCGGCATGAGACCTACCGGAAAACTCCATATAGGTCATCTCGTGGGAGCTCTGGAAAACTGGGTGAAGCTTCAGGAAGAAGGAAACGAATGTTTCTACTTTGTCGCGGATTGGCACGCTTTGACCACCCACTACGACGATGTTTCGAAGCTCAAAGAATACACCCGCGACCTGGTGAGGGGATTTCTCGCCTGTGGAATAGATCCTGAAAAGTCCGTGATTTTTGTTCAGTCTGGTGTCAAAGAGCACGCTGAGCTTGCACTGCTTTTCAGCATGATCGTTTCTGTTTCACGTCTCGAGAGGGTTCCCACTTACAAAGAGATAAAAAGTGAGCTGAACTACAAAGATCTTTCCACGGCTGGTTTTCTCATCTATCCCGTTCTTCAGGCAGCCGATATTTTGATCTACAAAGCTGAAGGAGTACCAGTCGGTGAAGATCAGGTTTACCACATAGAACTCACGAGGGAGATCGCCAGGCGTTTTAACTATCTCTACGATGAAGTCTTTCCAGAACCAGAAGCAATTCTGTCTCGAGTTCCAAAGCTTCCAGGAACGGACGGCCGAAAGATGAGCAAAAGCTATGGGAACATAATAAACCTTGAAATCACGGAAAAAGAACTGGAACAGACTATACTGAGAATGATGACCGACCCGGCAAGAGTGAGAAGGAGCGACCCTGGAAATCCGGAGAACTGCCCCGTATGGAAATACCACCAGGCGTTCGATATCAGTGAAGAAGAGAGCAAATGGGTATGGGAAGGCTGTACAACGGCCAGCATCGGTTGTGTTGATTGTAAGAAGTTGCTGTTGAAGAATATGAAACGAAAATTGGCACCGATCTGGGAAAATTTCAAAAATATAGACGAAGATCCACATTACGTAGAAGACGTTATAATGGAAGGGACGAAGAAGGCCAGAGAAGTAGCCTCTAAAACGATGGAGGAAGTGAGAAAGGCCATGAACTTGATGTTCTGA
- a CDS encoding PhoH family protein codes for MVKNYVLDTNVLIHDPDSIFSFEDNNVIIPLPVLEELDKLKREHGSVGKNAREVIRHLDELRKKGNLRKGIPLENGGILRVMVLEREVENVPRFLHERYVDNIILAYVIELMNREKIPTILVSKDINLRVKADSLGIPAQDYLTDRSELETMPKGYVEIDDEELKKQLKVKGVVEKKLDLLDNFYIDLGGVYGKYRKGKVLRVEPFETMGISPRNREQIFSMDALLDDEIPLVFLVGIAGTGKTLLALACGLYKVLVEKRYKKLIVTRPTVPMGRDIGYLPGELEKKMKPWLQPIMDNLELISSLSGLKIKELEKQEILEVEAISFIRGRSIPKQFIIIDEAQNLTPHEVKTILTRVGEDTKIVLVGDPYQIDTPYLDKDTNGLVYAALKLLESDLSAVIKLEKGERSRLATIAAELL; via the coding sequence ATGGTTAAGAACTACGTTCTCGACACGAACGTCTTGATTCACGATCCAGATTCCATCTTCTCCTTCGAAGACAACAACGTGATCATTCCTCTTCCCGTTCTTGAAGAGCTCGACAAGCTGAAAAGAGAACACGGAAGTGTGGGAAAGAACGCCCGAGAGGTGATTCGACACCTCGATGAACTCAGAAAGAAAGGAAATCTCAGAAAAGGAATCCCGCTGGAGAACGGCGGAATTCTCCGCGTCATGGTTTTGGAAAGAGAAGTGGAGAACGTTCCAAGATTCCTTCACGAACGCTACGTGGACAACATCATTCTCGCGTACGTGATAGAGCTCATGAACAGAGAAAAGATCCCCACCATTCTCGTCAGCAAGGATATAAATCTTCGGGTGAAAGCGGACTCTCTTGGTATTCCCGCCCAGGACTATCTGACCGATCGATCCGAGCTGGAGACGATGCCTAAGGGGTATGTCGAAATCGACGACGAAGAACTCAAAAAACAGTTAAAAGTGAAAGGAGTTGTGGAAAAGAAACTCGACCTTCTCGACAATTTCTACATAGATCTGGGTGGAGTGTACGGGAAATATCGCAAAGGAAAAGTTCTGAGAGTGGAACCTTTCGAGACTATGGGCATTTCTCCGCGGAACAGAGAACAGATCTTTTCCATGGATGCCCTTCTGGATGACGAAATACCTCTGGTCTTCCTTGTTGGAATCGCAGGAACCGGAAAGACGCTTCTCGCTCTCGCTTGCGGTCTCTACAAAGTCCTCGTTGAAAAACGCTACAAAAAACTGATAGTGACTCGTCCTACGGTTCCCATGGGACGCGATATCGGGTATCTCCCCGGAGAACTTGAAAAGAAAATGAAACCGTGGCTCCAACCGATAATGGACAATCTTGAACTCATATCTTCTCTTTCCGGTTTGAAAATCAAGGAACTCGAGAAACAGGAAATACTGGAAGTGGAAGCGATATCTTTCATCAGGGGAAGATCCATACCAAAGCAGTTCATCATCATAGACGAAGCACAGAACCTCACTCCACACGAGGTAAAAACGATCCTCACACGTGTGGGAGAAGACACCAAGATAGTTCTCGTTGGAGATCCGTACCAGATCGACACCCCGTATCTGGACAAAGACACGAACGGACTGGTTTACGCAGCCTTGAAACTTCTGGAATCGGATCTTTCCGCGGTGATAAAGCTGGAGAAGGGAGAAAGGTCAAGACTCGCCACCATCGCTGCTGAGCTTCTGTGA